The window GGACTACCGTCCGGCCCCGTACCGCTCTGGCCGGAGCATCCAGCGGAACCGTCCTGGGGGCGGCCCCCTCTTCATGGATATGCGCTTTACTTTCGCCAAGGCGCATCCGTATCGTAACCGTTTCTTTGGTAAAGGTAACTTCCTTCTTTATCGGTTCCCACCGGAAAACAGCGCCCAGCCACTCGCCAAGAAATCGCAGCGGGACCAGTGTACGGCCGTTCTCAATAAAGGGAGCCGCTTCAGAATTAGCGGGGGTCCCGTTTTGTTGCCTGGGATAGAGCTTAATCATTTCGGATGTTCCCGGCGCAACCGGTGCAAACGTAACGATTGTTGGCGAATTTCTGGAGATAATGTTCCCTCCGCCAAGTTGTCCGTGCAAGTTCCATCCCCAGGTCCAGAGCGTACCGTCCGCCTTTAATGCTGCGGTGTGGTTACTTCCAACAGATACAGTCGCCCAGTCGCGGTCTCTGCCGACTTGCATCGGCCACCCTGTTCCGGTAGTATTGGGACGCCCCGGGACTGGATCAATCCCAATGCCAAGTTTTCCAAAGTCGTTAACGCCCCAGGCCCATAGTGTGCCATCTGTCTTTACTGCCACAGCATGGTTGTTCCCCAGAGAAATAACTGCCCAGTCGGTATCTTGCCCGACACGTAGTGGCCGCACCTGCACTCTGTCAACTCCTGTTGCAACAATTCCATGCATCCCCCAGACCCAAAGGGTGCCGTCCGACTTGATAGCCGCGGTGCGGCCTGATCCGGCGGAAACGGCCACCCAGTCACGGTCTTTGCCGACCTGCACCGGTGTATGCTCGTCAGCATAAGTCGGCGGAATAGATGTATGTGAAGCAAATGCCTTAGGATCGCCGCCGGTACCAATTCCAAGTTGCCCGTACAGGTTCCAGCCCCAGGCCCAGAGGGTACCGTTCCTCTTTAGCGCCACAGTGTGGCTGGCCCCGGCGGAAACGTTTGTCCAGTCGGTATCTCTGCCAACCTGCACCGGGACATTCCTTGGTGTTGTTGTGCCGTCGCCTAGTTGCCCGTGCCGGTTGGCCCCCCACGCCCAGAGCGTGCCGTCTGTCTTTAATGCCACGAAGTGGGCGCCGCCAACGGAAACTGCCGCCCAATCAGTATCTCTGCCGACTTGCATTGGTGCTTTGGAAGTAATTGGTCTGTCGCCAGGATATCTGTCTAAGTCCCATCTCAGAGGCCACCCCCAGGTCCAGAGCGTGCCGTCCGTCTTTAGCGCCGCGCTTAATGCTGCGATTTGGTCGCCTCCGCCAGAAACTGCTGACCAGTTGATATCTCTGCCAACTTGCTCCGGTCTGAGCGCATTAATTCCAAGCTGTGCCACACGCTGGTCATATCCCCAGGTCCAGAGAGTGCCGTCCGCCCTCACCGCTGCGGTGAAAGCACTCCCTGCAGAAACCTGCGTCTTTGCCGGCCAGCCACGTTCGGCCGATATCCCTGTGGCAGCAACTGTACCCGGAAGGAGGCCGACGGCCGGCAAAAATAAGAGTAAAAAAGCTATAACCGCAGAAAGCAAGCAAAAAAACCCCTTCTTCCTCATTGTTACCTTTCTCCTTTCAGAGCCAGGTTGAAAACACTTTTTAATTTCAAATTTCCCTGGAGAGCGAATCGAGAGTTTTTCTGTTATAAATTTGATTTGACTTTTTCACCGTTTCCAGATTTTGAATTTTGGAAGCATGGAGAAAGGAATTTCCCACTCATTCCAATAGGCTATTGCGTACGACAGAGTATTGCCACCGGTGTATTGGTGGAACCAGCATTAGAAATTATTAGGTTAACATTTTATATTACCATTAACAGGGACATCTCTTGTTGCTATTAATACACCTTGTGTAAAGGGCTGAAGGATCGGCACTCCATTTGTTGCGCCACTATCGATGTAGTGGCTCCCGTTGTCAAGACATTTTTTCAAAAAAGTTAAGCTACATGTTCCCCCTTTCTGTGGTTGATTTTTAGCTTCATCCTTGCACCGCTTTCCAGATTTTACAGTCTCCGGTCTTTTGAATTTCAAGGGTTCGCAAGCTGGGCTAACGCCCGCCCTTGAAATTCAGACCTCCGACTGTCTTTGGCAATCAAGCGGTTAAGGCTGATTCTCCAGGCTTGTCCTGGCCATAATACAAGTCTGCGGTTTCCGGTAGTTTATGGCCTGGTGAGGTCGCTCATAATTGTATTCGTCAATATAGGTCCGTACAGCCCGGTATACTTCCCGGGGTACCCGATACTCCTCATAATAGATTTTCTCCCACTTCAGGTTCCTGAAAAATCTACGGCTTCCTTGTAGCCAACGCCCTTTTCAGCGCACGAATTACAAATGACTGCTCCAGCGTCTCGGAAAGTTCCCATCTCAATATATACCGCGAGTACCAGTCGATGATTGCCACGAGGTACATAAAACGACCTTTCATCCTGATATAGGTAATGTCGATTCCCCAAACGTGGTCAGGACTTTCAGGCTTAACTCCCCGTGGCAGGTAGGGGTAAACGTGGTGCTGATGATTGCGTTTGCTCAGATTGGGACCCGGGCAAAGGCCGGCAATCCCCATCCGCCGCATTAGCCGCAGCACCCGCTTTTTATTTACCACGCAACCCCTATCCCTTAACACTACCCGGATCCGCCTGTAGCCGTAATGCGGCCAGCGAGTGTAAATCTCGTCGATCAGGTGCATCAACTCAATGTCTTTGTCTTCTTGATCCGATGGCTTGCAGTAGATGCTGGCCCGGTTAACACCCAATAGTTCCGCCTGCCTCTTTACGGACATCTGGAGATGGTTCCGCTCGACCATTTCACGTCTTTCTCTGGCGCTGGTTGATTTCAGCAGATTTTTTTCAACCAATTGACCTCTATGGCCAACTGACCGATTTGCTTGGTTAGTTCCTCCTTATTCAGTTTCATACCGTCTTCTCATCTTCTCCGTTTCGCTTGCGCCGCGAGTGAACAGAGACGGCAAGTTTTCAATTGCTTCGGCCTTCCATCGGTGCAACTGGGTGGGGTAGACCTCATATTCGGAAGCGATCTCGGCCACCGTCCTTTCCCCACGCAGCAACTCCAACACGATCTTTGCCTTTTGTTCCGAGGTGAGTTGTTTTCTCTTGTCCATGAGCTCCATTGTAGCTTATTTTTTTGGTTTTAGTGTCTCAGCCTGTGGGTCCATTATAGTAATCGATATACACTGCGTCATCTGGCGCCATCCCGGACCACAAGGTCGTTGAGGGCAGCCATCACCCGACTCTTGAACGAGTGTCGTCCTCTGATTTCCGCGAGAAGCCCTACACTCATCCCTATCACCGGCTGCAGCCCAAGAAGGGGAAAGGTGGTGTCTGAGCGAAAAACAAGCGCTAACAGTAACGGAAATGTGCCTCGATAGGGGGTATCCCGCTGAACTTGATGGCTCTACTCGAGTTCCTGATCGTGGCCTTCCCGGAGGCGGTGCTGATGGCGGCTCTGGGCTTGGTGTTGGCGGGGGTTCGGCCCCTCTGGACACAACTGGCGGTCATCGGGGCTCTCCAGGCGGGGACGGTTTATCTGGCGCGCTGGTTGCCGGCTGCTTTCGGGCTGGACGTCTTCTTGCCGGCGGCTGCTTTCGTCATTGCCATCCGCCTGGTTTTGCGTGTGGAATGGAAACCGGCGGCGGTAGCCGGACTCCTGGCGTTGACCATGCTGATGGCCACTGAGTCCGTCTTGGCTGCGTCTTTGCTTTATTTCAAGAGTTACCCCCTGATCTATTTGTTGGAGGTTCTCCCCCTGCGCTTTTTCTTCTTTCTCCCGCAAGCGGCTCTGTTGGGGCTGTTGATCTGGCTCTGCCTGCGCTTTGATTTCCGGTTACTCGGGCCGTCTCCGGGAGATGCAAACACCGCTGAGGACTGGCGTACTTTGAATAAAACCTATTTTCCCTTGGTCCTCCTGGCCTCACTGCCCGTCCTGTTTCTCGGTGTGCTGGGCCTGGCCTTCCTGGCCGTCCGTAACCTTGTGTTTCCCTTCGAATACCTGCACGTCTTCGTGGCGGGTATTGTACTGGCGCTCCTGGTTTTCGCCGCTTTTCTTCCCGGCAACATCCGGATCTCCGGCCGCGCGCTGGCAGATTCGTACACGGCCCGGAAAACCGCCGAAACACTGGCGCGTGTCGGAGAACTGCTGCGCTCCACGCGTCGCCGGCAGCATGACTTCCGCCATCAGCTCCAAACCGTTTACGGTCTGCTGGAGACCGGGCATTACGAGGAAGCACGACAGTACATCCGGAAGACGTACGACGCCATATCCACGCCTCTGGAACTGATCCGCACCGACTTGCCTCACGCTACGGCACTGCTGTACACCAAACTGGGGCTGGCCGAAGCCAGACAGATCCGCTTGGAAGCAGCGATCGAGTGTTCACTGCAACACCTGCCCCTGAATCCCCTGGAAACCGGCACGGTGTTCGGTAATCTCATTGACAACGCCTTGGAGGCGGTGGAAAACCTGCCGCCGCCGGAAAGGGTGGTGCGCCTGGGAATCAGGCGTGACCCGGAAGGCTACGTGATCAGCGTGGCGAACCGGGGCCGGCCTGCCGCTTCCCACCCGTTCCGGTTTTTCCAGGTCGGCTTCACCACCAAAAGCGGTCACGCCGGATTGGGCCTGGCCACCGTCCGGGAGACCGTGGCCCGGTATGGTGGAACCGTCACCGTAACGGCCGCCGATGCCGAAACCGTTTTTACCGTGCGGCTGCCGCCGGGTACGGGCTTGAGCACCGGCGAGTGGACCCCGAAAAAGGCCGCTTCAAAAGGGTAGAACCGTCGGAGGGGAGTCAGCCTTGTCGTTCACTGTTTTGATTGCCGAAGACGATCCGGCGATGCGCCGGGTGCTGAAAAAGATAGCCGAAGAAGACGGCCGCCTGCGGGTGGTGGGTGAGGCGGGAAACGGAACCGAGGCGCTGGCGTTGTTCGAAAAGCTCCGGCCCCGCATTGTTTTTGTGGACATCGACCTGCCCCTCAAGGACGGGGTCTCCCTGGCCCGGGACATCTTTGCCCGTGAGCCCCGAACCCATTTTGTTTTCATTACCGCATCCGACGACTACCGGGAAGCCGCTTTCGAGGTTTACGCCTGCGACTACCTGGTGAAGCCTTTCCGCCTGGAACGTCTCCGGCAAACTTTGACCCGCCTGGCTGACGTCTTGGCCGGATCCGCCGGCGACTACCGGGCCGGGCCGGATCTTTCCGTTTCAGCGGGCGGTCCGGCCGGCGACACCCTGTTTCTGCTCCGCACCGATTCCCGGACGGCGGTATTGGACCGGAAGGAGATTCTCTTCGTCACCCGGGAGGGACGTCAGACCGTGGTCTATCACGTGCACGGCCGGCTGGAAACCGGAGACAATTTGAAGACTTTGGCCGATAAACTGGGCGGCTACCCCTTCTTCCGAACCCACAAGGGCTTTATCGTCAACCTGCGGATGGTACGTGAGATCGTTCCTGCCGGCCGCGGCACCTATGAACTCATCATGGCCCACACCAACCGGAGACCCTTGATGACCGCCAGGAAGTTCCGGGAAATGGAGCGCGTATTGGCAGCCGGAAAAAACACCGATACGGTAATTTGAAACATTGATTGGCAGTCTTTAGACTAGTGTTTGCAGTTTTCAGACACGAGTGGTAGACGAACGCGGACCGTCCCTCTACCATAATGATGAGAGGCACGGGCTTTCGGCGCCTGCTCCGGAACGGCGGCGCCGTCCCGAAAAACTGTAAACGAGGGGGATTCAGTGTATGGGCGGTTTTGGCCACGTGATCCGGGTTTTGTTGGTGATGGTGCTGGCGCTGGCATTGTTAGCCGGTTGCGGGCGGGGAGAGACAGTAGACGTGGATCAGGTGCGGTCCTATGCGGATCCAATGGCGGAGAATATCCTGCAAGCTTTTAACGATGACGACTATGACCGGTTCTTCAAGGATTTCAGCCAAACAGAAAAACGTGCTGCACCTCCGGAACCTGAGTTCTTGGAAACCAATGAGCAAATCAAGAATAGGATCGGGGATTACGTTTCCAAGGAATACTGGCAGAACGAAGCCAAAGACGGGTTGGTCACCGTCTTCTACCGGGCGAAATTCACGGGAGAGGACGACGTATTGGTCCGGGCCATCTTCCGCGAAGTAGACGGGGAAATGAAGGTGGCGGGCTTCTGGCTTGACTCGCCTAAGCTGCGGCAGCCCTAACGGCGCGTGATTGATCTCGTTATTGCAGGCACCGCGGTGCTCTGGCATTCGGGGGTGCGATGATTTGTCTTACCAGGTGACTTATGCGGAGGTCTTAAAGGCGACCTTCGTCCCGCCGGAATTCTTACTGTACTTGGCGGTAATCGGTGTGCCGCTCTTCTTGATCATTGTACTGTTATGGCTGTGGAGACAGGGTGGCGTGAACCGCAGACACCTGTGGCCCCTGGCACTGGCCCTGGTCATCGCCGTTGCGGCTCCCCTTGGGGCAAGTGTGCCAACAACCGGGGCGGGCTGGCAGTTGAGCGGTGATGGGCAGTTAAGCATTAAAGCCCCGCCGGTCACGGCGACGCTGGACCTGGCAGAAACGAAAGCGGCTCTTACGGAGTACTCAGGACCCTGGCGGCCGGTGCGGCGGACCAACGGGTTCGGCGTGCCGGGAATGACCACGGGCTGGTGCCGGCTGGCCAACGGTGAAAAGGCGGTGGTCTTCCGCCACCAGAGAACGGCCCGGATGCTGGTGCTGGAGTCGGAAGGCCGGTATTATGTGCTGGCCCATCCTGGCGTGGAGGAGTTGTATAAGCATTTGGTGTCCCGGGGGGTGCGGCCGGGTGACTTCTGATTTCAAAATGGCGCCCTGGGACCGATTAACACGTGTTTTTACCCCGGGGGCTTTTATCCTGGTGGGCGTCATATCATATGATCTCTTGTTCCGAAACGAATCGGGGGTATGGTTCACCCTGGCTATTCTCTCTCCGGTCTGGATCATGTTTGGCCTGACTTACCTGTTCGCACCGCGTGGATTCCGGGTATCCCCCGAGGGCGTAATCATACGTCGCCCAATCGGGCCGATAGTCATCCCCTATGCGGACATCGGGGCCGTGGAGGTGGTGGAGCAGGTCAAGCCGGGTCTCAGGCTGTTCGGCTCCGGCGGGCTTTTCGGCTGGATCGGGCTTTTTGCCATCCGGGGCGGGGGTTCGGCCAAGGTGTACGCCACCCGCTGGGACCGGATGGTGCGGGTGAAAACCCGGCAAGAGATTTACCTCTTGTCTCCGGCGGACCCGGAGGCATTCCTGGAAGCAGTGCGTCAACACCAGAAGCTCACTACTTACGGCTGAGCCTGTAAGAGCATAAAAAAGGCCAACCTTACCTCGATAGAATCGAAAGGCGCATTAAAGAAATCCTGAAACACGGGATCGAGACAATCTGACCGGGGGCTGCCTATGCCTTTTAAAGCTCAGTATCACTGGAGCTGAATCGACTATACAAGCCAGCCGTAATCTTGACGGCAATCTACGATGTAATCGATATACACTGCGTCATCCTTGATCTGATAGATGAGCAAATACCGCTTGTCCACAAGCAGCTTTCTGTACTTATTTGCGAGCAACAGTGGATCTGTGAGCCAAGAACCACGCTCTGGGAACTCCTGCAGGGATTTTGCGGCCTCGACGATGTCTGTCCTGAGCTTGTCAGCCGCTTGGGCGCTGACCTGCGCCAAAAAGCGGACGTGCTGCACGAGCGCTTCTCCAGCCCGTTCTGAGATTATGACGTGATACCGCTTATCCACGTTGTTCATTGGCAGCATCTTCAATTGCTTTTTTCATTATCTCGTCCAATTGGCCGATTGAAAAGCCCCTTTTCCCTGATAATCTGTCCTCCTCAACGGCAACAAGCTGCTCCCGCAGTCTCAGCATGCTTTCACGCCGGGAAAACGTGGCAATGTCCATCACCACTAAATCCCCCTCCCCGTTCTTCGTGAGGAAGACAGGCTCTTTCGTGCTCTTGCAAAGCGCGGCTATTTCGTTGTAGTTCTTGCGTATTGCCGCAGACGGCTTGATAATCATCACCAACGACCCACCTCTTG is drawn from Candidatus Desulforudis audaxviator MP104C and contains these coding sequences:
- a CDS encoding stalk domain-containing protein gives rise to the protein MRKKGFFCLLSAVIAFLLLFLPAVGLLPGTVAATGISAERGWPAKTQVSAGSAFTAAVRADGTLWTWGYDQRVAQLGINALRPEQVGRDINWSAVSGGGDQIAALSAALKTDGTLWTWGWPLRWDLDRYPGDRPITSKAPMQVGRDTDWAAVSVGGAHFVALKTDGTLWAWGANRHGQLGDGTTTPRNVPVQVGRDTDWTNVSAGASHTVALKRNGTLWAWGWNLYGQLGIGTGGDPKAFASHTSIPPTYADEHTPVQVGKDRDWVAVSAGSGRTAAIKSDGTLWVWGMHGIVATGVDRVQVRPLRVGQDTDWAVISLGNNHAVAVKTDGTLWAWGVNDFGKLGIGIDPVPGRPNTTGTGWPMQVGRDRDWATVSVGSNHTAALKADGTLWTWGWNLHGQLGGGNIISRNSPTIVTFAPVAPGTSEMIKLYPRQQNGTPANSEAAPFIENGRTLVPLRFLGEWLGAVFRWEPIKKEVTFTKETVTIRMRLGESKAHIHEEGAAPRTVPLDAPARAVRGRTVVPLRFVSENLGAKVSWTDVETIIVRR
- a CDS encoding sensor histidine kinase produces the protein MALLEFLIVAFPEAVLMAALGLVLAGVRPLWTQLAVIGALQAGTVYLARWLPAAFGLDVFLPAAAFVIAIRLVLRVEWKPAAVAGLLALTMLMATESVLAASLLYFKSYPLIYLLEVLPLRFFFFLPQAALLGLLIWLCLRFDFRLLGPSPGDANTAEDWRTLNKTYFPLVLLASLPVLFLGVLGLAFLAVRNLVFPFEYLHVFVAGIVLALLVFAAFLPGNIRISGRALADSYTARKTAETLARVGELLRSTRRRQHDFRHQLQTVYGLLETGHYEEARQYIRKTYDAISTPLELIRTDLPHATALLYTKLGLAEARQIRLEAAIECSLQHLPLNPLETGTVFGNLIDNALEAVENLPPPERVVRLGIRRDPEGYVISVANRGRPAASHPFRFFQVGFTTKSGHAGLGLATVRETVARYGGTVTVTAADAETVFTVRLPPGTGLSTGEWTPKKAASKG
- a CDS encoding LytR/AlgR family response regulator transcription factor, producing the protein MSFTVLIAEDDPAMRRVLKKIAEEDGRLRVVGEAGNGTEALALFEKLRPRIVFVDIDLPLKDGVSLARDIFAREPRTHFVFITASDDYREAAFEVYACDYLVKPFRLERLRQTLTRLADVLAGSAGDYRAGPDLSVSAGGPAGDTLFLLRTDSRTAVLDRKEILFVTREGRQTVVYHVHGRLETGDNLKTLADKLGGYPFFRTHKGFIVNLRMVREIVPAGRGTYELIMAHTNRRPLMTARKFREMERVLAAGKNTDTVI
- a CDS encoding DUF3887 domain-containing protein — its product is MGGFGHVIRVLLVMVLALALLAGCGRGETVDVDQVRSYADPMAENILQAFNDDDYDRFFKDFSQTEKRAAPPEPEFLETNEQIKNRIGDYVSKEYWQNEAKDGLVTVFYRAKFTGEDDVLVRAIFREVDGEMKVAGFWLDSPKLRQP
- a CDS encoding PH domain-containing protein, with the protein product MTSDFKMAPWDRLTRVFTPGAFILVGVISYDLLFRNESGVWFTLAILSPVWIMFGLTYLFAPRGFRVSPEGVIIRRPIGPIVIPYADIGAVEVVEQVKPGLRLFGSGGLFGWIGLFAIRGGGSAKVYATRWDRMVRVKTRQEIYLLSPADPEAFLEAVRQHQKLTTYG
- a CDS encoding type II toxin-antitoxin system RelE/ParE family toxin — translated: MNNVDKRYHVIISERAGEALVQHVRFLAQVSAQAADKLRTDIVEAAKSLQEFPERGSWLTDPLLLANKYRKLLVDKRYLLIYQIKDDAVYIDYIVDCRQDYGWLV
- a CDS encoding type II toxin-antitoxin system Phd/YefM family antitoxin, with the protein product MIIKPSAAIRKNYNEIAALCKSTKEPVFLTKNGEGDLVVMDIATFSRRESMLRLREQLVAVEEDRLSGKRGFSIGQLDEIMKKAIEDAANEQRG